A DNA window from Agarivorans sp. TSD2052 contains the following coding sequences:
- a CDS encoding AAA family ATPase has product MSEHQIPTSVQQRLLKHHGEESIEAIEQNPYVLLGFGMSFEQVDILVANCGFKLEITDRDPRRLSAALEAAIRKEIEKGHTYTTHTRVRPCINKLLKDKTLVAQAFKTGHDKVQYILNPDTGTYHPTAQLLMESVVAKRLNGLASQNNLYDQYANNAYCSAVAELPYDLTAKQTEAVTTSLNNALSCITGGAGTGKTTVLKTALRAYHQMGFEIHAVALSGRAAMRLHESIGFITSTIAKLLREEPIEPSAGQPNHLLVIDEASMIDLPTMYRLVNHIHPSVRLILTGDPDQLPPIGCGKVLADIVEAKTVANTMLDIVKRQEGSTGIPEYSKQINQGLMPERLSKGAIYFHEAKKADIAKVCCDLYQQSPDNSRVMAPTKVLVSEINKLTQQAVNPNSDRLEFEMNGDKFFLLLRMGDAILFTQNHYDKGIQNGSLGTLTSVTPKDDSFGVVTLDTGEKVEVTQSVLDCMELGYAITLHKAQGSQFPRIIIALQKGRIVDRAWFYTAITRAESEIHIVGCADDMRQITEAPSHSHNRNSYLKELLI; this is encoded by the coding sequence ATGAGCGAGCACCAAATCCCTACCAGCGTGCAGCAGCGCTTACTCAAACATCACGGTGAAGAATCCATTGAGGCTATTGAACAGAATCCGTATGTCTTGCTTGGGTTCGGCATGTCATTTGAGCAAGTTGATATTCTGGTCGCAAATTGCGGTTTCAAACTTGAAATCACAGATCGTGATCCACGCAGATTAAGCGCAGCACTTGAGGCGGCGATTCGAAAAGAGATTGAAAAAGGCCACACCTACACCACACACACCAGGGTGCGGCCCTGTATCAACAAACTACTGAAAGACAAAACGCTGGTTGCACAGGCATTCAAGACCGGTCATGACAAGGTCCAGTACATACTGAACCCTGATACGGGAACCTATCACCCAACCGCGCAACTGCTAATGGAAAGTGTCGTAGCCAAACGACTCAATGGCTTGGCGAGCCAGAACAATCTTTATGACCAGTATGCAAATAATGCATATTGCTCTGCGGTTGCGGAGCTTCCCTATGACTTAACCGCGAAGCAAACAGAAGCGGTGACGACCAGTCTGAACAACGCCCTAAGCTGCATTACCGGAGGCGCAGGGACAGGCAAGACAACGGTGCTGAAAACCGCACTTCGGGCTTACCATCAAATGGGCTTTGAGATCCACGCAGTTGCCCTGAGTGGCAGAGCCGCCATGAGACTGCATGAATCAATCGGTTTTATCACCTCGACCATTGCCAAGTTACTGCGTGAGGAACCAATCGAACCCAGCGCAGGGCAACCCAATCACCTGCTGGTGATTGATGAAGCGAGTATGATTGATTTGCCTACCATGTATCGACTGGTGAACCACATTCATCCGTCGGTACGATTGATTTTGACGGGTGACCCCGATCAACTCCCGCCCATCGGGTGCGGCAAGGTGCTGGCAGACATTGTTGAAGCAAAAACAGTCGCTAACACCATGCTCGATATCGTCAAGAGGCAGGAAGGTTCAACGGGCATTCCCGAATACTCCAAGCAGATTAATCAAGGCTTGATGCCTGAGCGTTTAAGTAAAGGCGCGATCTACTTCCACGAAGCAAAGAAAGCGGACATTGCGAAAGTCTGCTGTGACCTCTACCAGCAATCACCTGACAACAGCCGAGTCATGGCACCAACGAAAGTGCTCGTGTCGGAGATTAACAAACTCACCCAACAAGCTGTTAACCCAAACAGCGACAGACTTGAGTTCGAGATGAACGGTGATAAGTTCTTTTTGTTGCTTCGGATGGGTGATGCGATTTTATTCACGCAGAATCATTACGATAAGGGCATTCAGAACGGTTCATTGGGCACGCTGACAAGTGTCACTCCAAAAGATGACAGCTTTGGAGTAGTGACGCTGGATACGGGCGAAAAAGTCGAAGTTACGCAATCTGTGCTGGATTGTATGGAACTGGGTTACGCGATAACCCTGCACAAAGCCCAGGGATCACAGTTCCCGCGCATCATCATTGCCCTACAAAAAGGAAGAATAGTTGATAGGGCCTGGTTCTATACCGCGATAACCAGGGCAGAAAGTGAAATTCATATCGTTGGGTGTGCAGATGATATGAGGCAGATCACCGAAGCGCCCAGCCACTCTCACAATCGGAATAGCTACCTCAAAGAACTGTTGATATAG
- a CDS encoding HTH-like domain-containing protein gives MKEQIFLAIRQILESAPRNQYMAELHLQMIKYADNLQDITAKEFCEEVGLKPSYGTEFSKMRNLTGRLKQAGLGTNKI, from the coding sequence ATGAAAGAGCAGATTTTTCTGGCGATACGCCAGATATTGGAAAGCGCTCCCCGCAATCAATACATGGCTGAGTTACATCTCCAAATGATTAAGTATGCTGATAATCTTCAAGACATCACAGCGAAAGAGTTTTGCGAAGAGGTTGGCCTCAAGCCAAGCTATGGCACCGAATTTAGTAAAATGAGAAACCTTACAGGCCGATTGAAACAAGCTGGCTTAGGTACAAACAAAATATAA
- a CDS encoding NACHT domain-containing protein has translation MATIDFNQIRSTPKSKNDSFESLAIQLFKAHCKPAQDSSFFSLRGDGGDGGVEAYYKTPTGDILGIQAKYFFKLGNSEFGQIKKSLNTALKNHPTLSEYWIYIPFDLTGRVAEGKRGKSEVEKFEEWRDDFKTKKPNLYIKLVTAEISRQQILEIDKSGGFSAYWFNENTLTSQKIQNCIDSAAAFAGPRYCSDLDIITEAHDALDSFGEVYDFKQWLVNIWKPLKISFRTKAQYSEKVFSQTPESERVQAVQLLELLLDKTSSKHNAIDQTIIRSNLDIIKSLKPLCENAIRQQEEKFFAEHGEGSDTPSFRQFQAEYMCVFPAENLDASRELLASIIDIENSLNSPLIQSCHARSFLLTGPAGAGKTHSIVSFAKRRLDRGAHTLVLFGEDFDNAEPWDVVRSKLGFGADVGRDKLLSCLQASAQANNYCFVIAIDALNEGAKARKWKNKLPEIIQQLNEYPRIKIVVSSRDIYANLVVDERFPGYAYSHIGFTRNFHDVLSSFSQRYNVESEITPIFTDELRNPLLLHLVFKTHKSEESCSLDVSTSGFSTIFSKHLKQIDDSLRERLDYVSPKNIVRAVMSKLAGILAHSETQTINWETAVNTIKPILGNELLPERFIDELVKEQLLILSATDDEDFLIRFGYQRFGDMLRASSIVQSYQEAGNSELSILAEKLAILTDVESGVLEALASILPEEIGIEITDNRLGLDNDLAHGLFVKSLTWRSKQSVTPAIEEHMFGALRTGGLWQTVFESLFQLSIVPSHYLNAESWFKDFQWRQDSPSRDTYLSVALSASYDKKGAIWFLIEALEKIEATNWPEESYKLASSALLWCCSATDRRVRDQATRCLCLLFKQYPMICLHAVNTFTGCDDDYILESLIQAMYTSCLFSPESAEDFVQPLNRYIGANSGSNNILIREHSQLLRQEIVKLGIEEDRISNQYVTPSLPFTWPNLSDVQTLLTLENLPSNMRLWGDQLGPDFWRYVVEPRLRAFDLQSQNITLENVACWIMRETEYIGYPGYGNGALKHDLATLHKYGRGRAKPGYAETIGKKCYWVAFHRLIGLLAANVATTESRWEPQLTSDRFWSLELRKVDISDIRDLSSKKKYPHRSLIIQELEPPESNVNYWLQTDDYFVASNVLVLNDESGTTWVNLSFYSEVHAKRDEDDVSFDAESFLGISSYHGYFVDPSNTEAFELHNHSNDHCYRVYLAEYPRSSAFKQCIVEQDTTISDDHRIFSSIQLLRGGEWEYDYSSNVEQSSIHMPCPDLIEKMNLRWDQDSGWLDENQDLAAFSHNFDRNSSLFIRKDTLDSYLSKLGQSLVFSRFCRKQFSRGFANDAKLMEVTSRYIYTPSDSSLKRISEDTEYLGFESNEEPE, from the coding sequence TTGGCTACGATAGATTTCAATCAAATTCGATCTACACCTAAGAGTAAAAATGACAGCTTTGAATCGCTCGCGATTCAACTTTTTAAAGCACATTGTAAACCAGCACAAGACTCTTCGTTCTTTAGTTTGCGCGGTGATGGTGGTGACGGGGGGGTAGAAGCTTATTACAAAACCCCTACAGGCGATATTCTAGGAATTCAAGCAAAATATTTTTTTAAGCTTGGAAATAGTGAGTTTGGCCAGATCAAGAAATCATTGAACACGGCACTAAAAAACCATCCAACATTATCTGAATACTGGATTTATATACCGTTTGATCTAACAGGCAGAGTCGCAGAAGGAAAAAGAGGAAAAAGTGAAGTTGAAAAATTTGAAGAATGGCGCGACGACTTCAAAACTAAAAAACCGAATCTTTATATAAAGCTGGTTACGGCTGAAATATCTAGGCAGCAGATATTAGAAATAGACAAAAGCGGTGGCTTTTCAGCCTACTGGTTTAACGAAAATACATTAACATCTCAGAAGATACAAAACTGTATTGACTCAGCAGCCGCTTTCGCTGGTCCAAGGTATTGCAGTGATTTAGATATAATTACAGAAGCGCATGATGCTTTAGATTCATTTGGAGAGGTTTATGATTTTAAACAGTGGCTCGTTAATATATGGAAACCATTAAAAATCAGTTTTAGGACAAAGGCTCAATATTCAGAAAAGGTATTTTCTCAGACGCCTGAAAGCGAGAGGGTACAAGCGGTACAGCTACTAGAATTACTTTTAGATAAAACTTCTAGTAAGCACAATGCTATTGATCAAACGATTATTCGTTCAAATTTAGATATCATAAAATCACTTAAACCGCTCTGTGAAAATGCTATAAGACAGCAAGAGGAAAAGTTTTTTGCAGAACACGGTGAAGGTAGTGATACGCCTTCATTTAGACAATTCCAGGCTGAATATATGTGTGTATTCCCTGCTGAGAACCTAGATGCCTCAAGGGAATTGCTTGCTTCGATAATAGATATCGAAAATTCTCTCAACAGCCCTCTGATTCAGTCCTGCCACGCTCGATCTTTCCTACTAACCGGTCCAGCAGGTGCTGGCAAGACACATTCTATCGTAAGTTTTGCGAAGAGAAGACTCGACAGAGGCGCTCATACTCTAGTGCTATTTGGGGAAGACTTTGATAATGCGGAACCTTGGGATGTAGTAAGAAGCAAACTAGGCTTTGGGGCCGATGTTGGTCGAGACAAATTACTATCTTGTCTTCAAGCAAGTGCTCAAGCCAATAACTATTGTTTTGTTATTGCTATCGATGCGCTAAATGAAGGAGCAAAGGCAAGAAAGTGGAAAAACAAACTGCCAGAAATAATCCAGCAACTAAATGAATATCCTCGCATCAAGATTGTAGTGTCTAGTCGCGATATATATGCCAATTTAGTTGTTGATGAACGATTCCCTGGCTATGCATATAGTCATATTGGATTCACTAGGAATTTTCACGATGTCCTCTCTTCGTTCTCTCAACGCTACAATGTTGAAAGTGAGATAACACCTATTTTTACAGATGAGCTACGAAACCCATTACTTCTACATTTGGTCTTCAAAACTCACAAGTCGGAGGAATCTTGTTCTCTTGATGTGTCGACTAGTGGCTTCTCAACCATTTTTTCTAAACACCTCAAGCAAATCGATGACTCATTGAGAGAGCGATTAGACTACGTCAGTCCTAAAAATATAGTTAGAGCGGTAATGAGCAAATTGGCTGGTATTCTAGCTCATTCAGAAACTCAAACTATAAATTGGGAAACTGCCGTAAATACAATTAAACCTATTCTAGGAAATGAGCTACTTCCAGAAAGGTTTATTGATGAGCTAGTTAAAGAGCAGCTGCTAATTTTGTCAGCGACTGACGATGAAGATTTTCTCATTAGGTTCGGTTATCAGAGGTTTGGAGATATGCTGCGTGCATCTTCAATAGTTCAATCCTATCAAGAGGCTGGCAATAGTGAACTATCAATCCTTGCAGAAAAACTGGCGATTTTAACCGATGTGGAGAGTGGCGTCTTAGAAGCTCTTGCAAGTATTCTCCCTGAAGAGATCGGTATCGAAATCACTGATAACCGCTTAGGCTTAGACAACGATTTAGCACATGGCCTTTTTGTAAAGTCACTAACTTGGCGTTCAAAGCAAAGTGTTACCCCTGCTATTGAAGAACATATGTTTGGGGCATTAAGAACGGGCGGATTGTGGCAGACAGTTTTTGAAAGCCTATTTCAGCTATCTATAGTTCCAAGTCATTATCTAAACGCAGAAAGTTGGTTCAAAGATTTTCAATGGCGACAAGACTCTCCATCAAGAGATACCTACCTTTCTGTCGCCTTATCAGCGTCATATGATAAGAAAGGTGCAATTTGGTTTCTAATTGAAGCTTTGGAGAAAATAGAAGCAACCAATTGGCCCGAAGAAAGTTATAAATTAGCATCCTCGGCTTTACTTTGGTGTTGTTCAGCTACGGATCGACGAGTCAGAGATCAAGCAACAAGATGCCTTTGCTTGCTTTTTAAGCAATATCCTATGATATGCCTGCATGCAGTAAACACTTTTACTGGGTGTGACGACGACTACATACTTGAAAGCCTGATTCAGGCTATGTATACGTCCTGCTTGTTTTCACCTGAGTCCGCTGAGGACTTTGTACAGCCATTAAATAGATATATTGGAGCAAATAGCGGTTCAAATAACATTTTAATTCGAGAGCACTCCCAGCTATTGAGGCAGGAGATTGTGAAACTAGGGATTGAAGAAGACAGAATATCAAATCAATATGTAACTCCTTCTCTGCCATTTACATGGCCTAATCTAAGCGATGTGCAGACCTTGCTTACACTAGAAAATTTGCCCTCAAACATGCGCCTATGGGGGGATCAACTAGGTCCTGACTTTTGGCGCTATGTCGTTGAACCAAGACTTAGAGCCTTTGACCTACAATCACAGAACATAACTCTTGAGAATGTTGCCTGCTGGATTATGAGAGAAACCGAATATATCGGCTATCCCGGATATGGTAATGGAGCCCTCAAGCATGACTTGGCAACTCTTCATAAATATGGAAGAGGAAGAGCAAAACCCGGCTATGCAGAAACCATCGGCAAGAAATGTTATTGGGTTGCTTTTCATCGATTGATAGGTCTGTTGGCTGCCAATGTAGCAACGACCGAATCTCGCTGGGAACCACAATTAACCTCTGATAGATTCTGGTCGTTAGAGCTTAGAAAGGTTGATATATCAGACATAAGAGATTTATCATCAAAGAAAAAATACCCTCACAGAAGCCTAATAATACAAGAGCTTGAGCCACCAGAAAGTAATGTGAACTATTGGTTGCAGACTGACGACTATTTCGTTGCAAGCAACGTACTTGTCTTGAATGACGAGAGCGGTACCACATGGGTTAACTTGAGTTTTTATTCAGAGGTTCACGCTAAGCGAGATGAGGACGACGTCTCGTTCGACGCTGAAAGCTTCCTTGGTATCTCTAGTTATCACGGCTATTTTGTTGACCCTAGCAACACCGAAGCATTCGAACTCCACAATCATAGTAATGACCACTGCTACCGTGTCTACTTGGCGGAATACCCTAGAAGCTCAGCTTTCAAACAATGTATTGTTGAACAAGATACGACTATTTCAGATGACCATCGTATATTCTCTAGCATTCAACTATTGAGAGGTGGGGAGTGGGAGTACGATTACTCAAGCAATGTTGAACAAAGCTCTATTCATATGCCTTGTCCTGATTTAATTGAGAAGATGAATCTTCGCTGGGATCAAGACAGTGGATGGCTCGATGAAAACCAAGACTTAGCTGCGTTTAGTCATAACTTTGATAGAAATTCTTCTTTGTTTATTAGGAAAGACACCTTAGATAGTTACCTGTCCAAGCTTGGTCAGTCTTTGGTATTTTCGCGTTTTTGTAGAAAACAGTTCAGCCGAGGTTTTGCCAACGATGCAAAATTAATGGAAGTTACTAGTCGGTACATATACACGCCAAGCGATAGCTCTTTAAAACGCATTAGCGAAGATACCGAGTACTTGGGCTTTGAGTCTAACGAAGAACCAGAGTGA